A single region of the Lycium barbarum isolate Lr01 chromosome 2, ASM1917538v2, whole genome shotgun sequence genome encodes:
- the LOC132625805 gene encoding histone acetyltransferase HAC1-like isoform X4, protein MNLQHMAGQISGQVPNQSGTSLPGLPQQSGNPFSMQMQNPVVHNNMPNIEPEYSKARHFISNKIYEYLIQRQQAHEKPPKKVMDIVKRLEEGLFKSASTKEEYLNLSTLENRLHGLIKGLRMNNQNQRFSRVSSSGSVGTMIPTPGMAQSANSALIGTSSVDSSMAAGSTIASSTVNTGSFLPMANVSSSVTNGYQPTSNFMVSSGGNNLVPSMSGQRMTSQMIPTPGFNSSGGANLNNNSSAQSSMSLDSPSNIAAFSSVDSTIVSQPLQQKQHVAAQNSRILHTVGSHVGGGIRSGFQNRSYGQSTGPMNGGGLGMIGNNLHLVNGSASDGYIPATTYGNSPKSLPQHFDQQHQPLMQVTGDRYGISHADTSGSGNLCLPVSSVGMVMNNQKPGAVALQSMSKINSPLITNQSNLIASGQMPNIKVQPVDQSAKMNFQSQHAVGDNHLSSYQHQHRQQPPQQFQEQHQLVQSQPQQKLQNQQHQILSRSNAFAQSHLPSDLGIQVKSEPGNHDEPQQSRVNAGQFQFSDINQIQPNSVEDHSKVFQGQWYSKSQDGSQIPGSFSDKQNVQEELCQRTSRKEEAYPNNLSTERSPASQAFGNREVATNNSSNSICRFNNLPREQQYYNQQKWLLFLTHARGCSAPEGKCAEQNCIKAQKLVKHMERCSTFECQYPRCPATRVLINHYRRCRDLKCPVCIPVRNFVRAQQKVARPGCNSDMPNSANGTCRSYGPGEIASRLTAKQSSVPVQTNDLQPSLKRTKIEQPSQSLILETENCFMSVSAGQSHVTQNAQLVEQHGNAVKSEVTDVMMEIPAMAVQVSPGSIDIRNDNLDGTCIQKPDGDPVVSSNAASLVKQENVKTEKDIVQPKQENTSAPPESTSGSKSGKPTIKGVSMTELFTPEQVREHIIGLRRWVGQSKAKAEKNQAMEHSMSENSCQLCAVEKLNFEPPPIYCTPCGARIKRNAMYYTIGTGDTRHYFCIPCYNEARGDTIVVDGTTIPKARMEKKKNDEETEEWWVQCDKCEAWQHQICALFNGRRNDGGQAEYTCPNCYIIEVERGERKPLPQSAVLGAKDLPRTVLSDHIEERLDRVLKKERERRATREGKNSDEVPGAEGLVVRVVSSVDKKLEVKSRFLEVFQEENYPLEFPYKSKVLLLFQKIEGVEVCLFGMYVQEFGSECAQPNHRRVYLSYLDSVKYFRPEIKAWSGEALRTYVYHEILIGYLEYCKKRGFTSCYIWACPPLKGEDYILYCHPEIQKTPKSDKLREWYLSMLRKAVKENIVADLTNLYDHFFISTGECKAKVTAARLPYFDGDYWPGAAEDMIFQLQQEEDGRKHHKKGAMKKTISKRALKASGQSDLSGNATKDILLMHKLGETISPMKEDFIMVHLQHACTHCCILMVSGNRWVCKQCKNFQLCDKCYEVEQTLEARERHPIYHKDIHMLYPTEIDDVPADTEDKDGILESEFFDTRQAFLSLCQGNHYQYDTLRRAKHSSMMVLYHLHNPTAPAFVTTCNICHLDIETGQGWRCETCPDYDVCNACYQKDGGVDHPHKLTPHLSIAERDAQNTEAREQRVLQLKKMLELLVHASQCRSSHCQYPNCRKVKGLFRHGIQCKVRASGGCVLCKKMWYLLQLHARACKVSDCHVPRCRDLKEHLRRLQQQSDSRRRAAVMEMMRQRAAEVANSAG, encoded by the exons ATGAATTTGCAGCATATGGCAGGGCAGATCTCAGGGCAGGTTCCAAATCAAAGTGGCACTTCTCTGCCTGGGCTACCCCAGCAGAGCGGAAATCCTTTCTCTATGCAGATGCAAAATCCGGTTGTCCATAATAATATGCCAAATATTGAGCCTGAGTACTCGAAAGCTCGGCATTTTATATCAAATAAGAT CTACGAGTATCTCATACAGCGGCAGCAAGCCCATGAGAAACCTCCAAAGAAGGTTATGGATATAGTTAAACGCTTGGAGGAGGGCTTGTTTAAAAGTGCCTCAACAAAG GAGGAGTATTTGAATCTATCAACTTTGGAGAACCGCTTACATGGCCTGATTAAAGGCCTTCGGATGAACAATCAAAACCAACGATTCTCTCGAGTTAGCTCTTCTGGCTCCGTTGGTACAATGATACCAACTCCAGGCATGGCGCAAAGTGCGAATTCGGCCCTAATTGGAACATCGTCTGTTGACAGTTCCATGGCTGCTGGGAGTACCATTGCATCCTCTACTGTCAACACTGGAAGCTTCTTGCCAATGGCTAATGTGTCTTCCAGTG TGACAAATGGATATCAACCAACTTCCAATTTCATGGTCAGTTCGGGTGGGAATAATTTGGTACCATCAATGAGTGGGCAAAGAATGACAAGCCAAATGATCCCCACTCCTGGGTTTAATTCCAGTGGTGGTGCTAATTTGAATAATAACTCTAGTGCACAGTCTTCCATGAGTTTGGACTCACCCAGTAATATAGCTGCATTTTCTAGTGTTGATTCCACAATTGTTTCACAGCCTCTGCAACAAAAGCAGCATGTTGCTGCTCAAAACAGCCGTATACTGCATACGGTTGGCAGCCATGTGGGTGGTGGAATCAGGTCAGGATTTCAGAATAGATCCTATGGACAGTCAACAGGGCCTATGAATGGCGGGGGCCTTGGAATGATTGGAAACAATTTGCATTTGGTGAATGGTTCAGCATCTGATGGCTATATACCAGCAACCACGTACGGGAACTCTCCAAAGTCGTTGCCGCAGCATTTTGATCAGCAACATCAACCATTAATGCAAG tgACAGGTGATAGATATGGTATCAGCCATGCCGATACTTCGGGGTCTGGAAACTTGTGTCTTCCTGTTTCTTCTGTGGGAATGGTCATGAATAATCAAAAACCTGGTGCTGTAGCCTTACAGTCCATGTCCAAAATAAACTCTCCTTTGATTACCAATCAGTCAAACTTGATTGCCTCTGGGCAGATGCCAAATATAAAGGTTCAACCAGTTGATCAGTCCGCGAAGATGAACTTTCAGTCCCAGCATGCAGTGGGAGATAACCATTTGTCTTCCTATCAGCATCAACACCGTCAACAGCCACCTCAGCAGTTCCAGGAGCAACACCAACTTGTTCAATCTCAACCCCAACAGAAGCTGCAAAATCAGCAGCACCAAATTTTGTCAAGGAGCAATGCTTTTGCTCAATCTCATTTACCTTCTGATCTTGGTATTCAGGTAAAGTCTGAGCCTGGAAATCATGATGAACCTCAACAGTCTCGGGTCAATGCTGGGCAATTTCAGTTTTCCGACATAAATCAGATTCAGCCAAATTCTGTTGAAGACCATTCTAAAG TATTTCAGGGTCAATGGTATTCCAAGTCGCAAGATGGGAGTCAAATTCCAGGTAGCTTCTCAGATAAGCAAAATGTGCAAGAGGAGTTGTGTCAGAGAACTTCCAGGAAGGAAGAAGCTTATCCAAATAATTTGTCCACAGAGAGATCACCGGCCAGTCAAGCTTTTGGTAACAGAGAAGTTGCTACAAATAACTCAAGCAACTCCATCTGCAGATTTAATAACCTTCCTCGTGAACAACAATATTACAATCAGCAGAAGTGGCTATTATTTTTGACTCATGCACGTGGATGTTCTGCTCCTGAAGGGAAATGTGCAGAGCAGAATTGCATAAAAGCTCAAAAACTTGTGAAGCATATGGAACGATGCAGCACTTTTGAGTGTCAATATCCTCGTTGCCCTGCAACAAGGGTCTTAATTAATCACTATAGACGGTGCAGAGATCTAAAGTGTCCTGTTTGCATTCCTGTCAGGAATTTTGTACGGGCACAGCAGAAAGTTGCTCGTCCTGGCTGTAATTCGGATATGCCAAATTCCGCTAATGGTACTTGTAGATCCTATGGTCCTGGTGAAATTGCTTCCAGGTTGACTGCCAAGCAGAGTTCAGTGCCAGTTCAAACAAATGATTTGCAGCCTTCTCTTAAGCGCACGAAGATTGAGCAACCTTCTCAATCTCTTATCTTGGAAACTGAAAATTGTTTTATGTCAGTTTCCGCCGGCCAGTCTCATGTTACCCAAAATGCCCAGCTTGTTGAACAGCACGGCAATGCTGTGAAATCTGAAGTTACTGATGTAATGATGGAAATTCCTGCTATGGCTGTGCAAGTCAGTCCCGGGAGTATTGACATACGAAATGACAATTTGGATGGTACCTGCATTCAAAAGCCTGATGGTGATCCTGTTGTATCAAGTAATGCAGCTTCACTTGTGAAACAGGAAAATGTTAAGACTGAGAAGGACATTGTTCAGCCTAAACAGGAAAATACGTCAGCACCCCCTGAAAGCACCAGTGGATCCAAGTCTGGGAAGCCTACAATAAAGGGTGTATCAATGACTGAATTATTCACCCCAGAGCAAGTCCGAGAACACATTATTGGTCTGAGGCGATGGGTTGGCCAG AGCAAAGCAAAAGCAGAAAAAAATCAAGCAATGGAACATTCCATGAGTGAAAATTCATGTCAATTATGTGCAGTTGAGAAGCTAAATTTTGAACCTCCGCCTATATATTGTACTCCTTGTGGTGCTCGTATCAAACGAAATGCAATGTATTATACCATTGGAACTGGTGATACTAGACACTACTTCTGCATTCCATGCTATAATGAGGCTCGTGGAGACACCATTGTTGTTGATGGGACCACTATTCCAAAGGCGAGGatggagaaaaagaaaaatgatgagGAAACTGAAGAATGG TGGGTTCAATGTGATAAGTGTGAAGCTTGGCAACATCAGATTTGTGCATTGTTCAATGGTAGGAGGAATGATGGTGGGCAGGCTGAGTATACCTGTCCCAATTGCTATATTATAGAGGTTGAAAGAGGTGAACGTAAGCCCTTACCACAAAGTGCTGTTCTGGGAGCGAAAGATCTGCCTCGGACAGTTCTCAGCGATCATATTGAGGAACGATTAGATCGCgttttgaagaaagaaagagagagaagagcAACACGTGAAGGAAAAAATTCTGATGAG GTTCCTGGTGCTGAAGGGCTTGTTGTAAGAGTTGTGTCATCGGTAGACAAAAAGTTAGAAGTGAAATCAAGGTTTCTCGAGGTCTTTCAAGAAGAGAACTATCCCTTGGAGTTCCCATATAAATCAAAG GTGTTATTGTTATTTCAGAAAATTGAGGGTGTAGAAGTATGCCTCTTTGGCATGTATGTTCAGGAATTTGGATCTGAATGCGCACAACCAAATCATCGCCGTGTTTATCTCTCGTATCTAGATTCTGTCAAATATTTCAGGCCAGAGATCAAAGCATGGTCTGGCGAGGCTCTTCGTACATATGTGTACCATGAAATATTG ATTGGATATTTAGAATATTGCAAAAAGCGTGGTTTCACAAGTTGCTATATATGGGCTTGTCCTCCACTGAAGGGTGAagattatatattatattgccacCCGGAAATCCAGAAAACCCCAAAATCTGACAAGCTCAGAGAGTG GTATTTATCAATGTTAAGAAAAGCTGTGAAGGAAAATATTGTTGCAGATCTCACAAATTTATATGACCATTTCTTCATCTCCACGGGCGAATGTAAAGCTAAAGTGACTGCAGCTCGCCTGCCATATTTTGATGGGGACTATTGGCCTGGTGCAGCAGAGGATATgatttttcaacttcaacaagAAGAAGATGGGAGGAAACATCATAAGAAGGGAGCTATGAAGAAGACCATATCAAAAAGAGCTCTTAAAGCATCTGGTCAATCTGATCTTTCTGGAAATGCAACTAAGGATATACTTCTAATGCACAAA CTTGGTGAAACTATTTCTCCAATGAAGGAAGATTTTATTATGGTCCATTTGCAGCACGCGTGTACTCATTGCTGTATTTTAATGGTATCCGGAAATCGTTGGGTATGCAAACAATGCAAGAACTTTCAGCTTTGCGACAA GTGCTATGAAGTTGAGCAAACACTTGAAGCCAGAGAAAGACATCCTATTTATCACAAGGATATTCATATGCTTTATCCA ACTGAAATTGATGATGTACCTGCTGATACCGAGGATAAAGATGGCATTCTTGAGAGTGAGTTTTTTGATACAAGGCAGGCATTTTTGAGCCTTTGTCAAGGAAACCATTACCAATATGATACCCTGCGGCGTGCTAAACATTCCTCAATGATGGTTCTTTACCACCTTCATAATCCCACTGCACCAGCATTTGTGACAACTTGCAATATCTGTCATCTTGACATAGAAACGGGTCAAGGTTGGCGGTGTGAAACTTGCCCTGATTATGATGTTTGTAATGCTTGTTATCAGAAGGATGGTGGAGTTGATCATCCTCACAAGTTAACTCCTCACTTATCCATTGCTGAGCGTGATGCTCAGAATACAGAAGCTAGGGAACAACGAGTTCTGCAG CTTAAGAAGATGCTTGAGCTTTTGGTGCACGCATCTCAGTGCCGCTCTTCTCATTGTCAATATCCAAACTGTCGGAAAGTTAAAGGGCTTTTCCGCCATGGTATACAGTGTAAAGTACGTGCTTCAGGAGGTTGTGTTCTCTGTAAGAAAATGTGGTATCTACTACAACTTCATGCTCGTGCATGCAAAGTATCTGATTGTCATGTGCCACGATGCAG AGATTTGAAAGAACATCTTCGGAGGCTACAACAGCAGTCTGATTCTCGGCGGCGGGCTGCTGTTATGGAGATGATGAGACAACGTGCTGCAGAGGTTGCCAACAGTGCTGGGTGA
- the LOC132625805 gene encoding histone acetyltransferase HAC1-like isoform X2, whose translation MNLQHMAGQISGQVPNQSGTSLPGLPQQSGNPFSMQMQNPVVHNNMPNIEPEYSKARHFISNKIYEYLIQRQQAHEKPPKKVMDIVKRLEEGLFKSASTKEEYLNLSTLENRLHGLIKGLRMNNQNQRFSRVSSSGSVGTMIPTPGMAQSANSALIGTSSVDSSMAAGSTIASSTVNTGSFLPMANVSSSVTNGYQPTSNFMVSSGGNNLVPSMSGQRMTSQMIPTPGFNSSGGANLNNNSSAQSSMSLDSPSNIAAFSSVDSTIVSQPLQQKQHVAAQNSRILHTVGSHVGGGIRSGFQNRSYGQSTGPMNGGGLGMIGNNLHLVNGSASDGYIPATTYGNSPKSLPQHFDQQHQPLMQVTGDRYGISHADTSGSGNLCLPVSSVGMVMNNQKPGAVALQSMSKINSPLITNQSNLIASGQMPNIKVQPVDQSAKMNFQSQHAVGDNHLSSYQHQHRQQPPQQFQEQHQLVQSQPQQKLQNQQHQILSRSNAFAQSHLPSDLGIQVKSEPGNHDEPQQSRVNAGQFQFSDINQIQPNSVEDHSKDAVFQGQWYSKSQDGSQIPGSFSDKQNVQEELCQRTSRKEEAYPNNLSTERSPASQAFGNREVATNNSSNSICRFNNLPREQQYYNQQKWLLFLTHARGCSAPEGKCAEQNCIKAQKLVKHMERCSTFECQYPRCPATRVLINHYRRCRDLKCPVCIPVRNFVRAQQKVARPGCNSDMPNSANGTCRSYGPGEIASRLTAKQSSVPVQTNDLQPSLKRTKIEQPSQSLILETENCFMSVSAGQSHVTQNAQLVEQHGNAVKSEVTDVMMEIPAMAVQVSPGSIDIRNDNLDGTCIQKPDGDPVVSSNAASLVKQENVKTEKDIVQPKQENTSAPPESTSGSKSGKPTIKGVSMTELFTPEQVREHIIGLRRWVGQSKAKAEKNQAMEHSMSENSCQLCAVEKLNFEPPPIYCTPCGARIKRNAMYYTIGTGDTRHYFCIPCYNEARGDTIVVDGTTIPKARMEKKKNDEETEEWWVQCDKCEAWQHQICALFNGRRNDGGQAEYTCPNCYIIEVERGERKPLPQSAVLGAKDLPRTVLSDHIEERLDRVLKKERERRATREGKNSDEVPGAEGLVVRVVSSVDKKLEVKSRFLEVFQEENYPLEFPYKSKVLLLFQKIEGVEVCLFGMYVQEFGSECAQPNHRRVYLSYLDSVKYFRPEIKAWSGEALRTYVYHEILIGYLEYCKKRGFTSCYIWACPPLKGEDYILYCHPEIQKTPKSDKLREWYLSMLRKAVKENIVADLTNLYDHFFISTGECKAKVTAARLPYFDGDYWPGAAEDMIFQLQQEEDGRKHHKKGAMKKTISKRALKASGQSDLSGNATKDILLMHKLGETISPMKEDFIMVHLQHACTHCCILMVSGNRWVCKQCKNFQLCDKCYEVEQTLEARERHPIYHKDIHMLYPTEIDDVPADTEDKDGILESEFFDTRQAFLSLCQGNHYQYDTLRRAKHSSMMVLYHLHNPTAPAFVTTCNICHLDIETGQGWRCETCPDYDVCNACYQKDGGVDHPHKLTPHLSIAERDAQNTEAREQRVLQLKKMLELLVHASQCRSSHCQYPNCRKVKGLFRHGIQCKVRASGGCVLCKKMWYLLQLHARACKVSDCHVPRCRDLKEHLRRLQQQSDSRRRAAVMEMMRQRAAEVANSAG comes from the exons ATGAATTTGCAGCATATGGCAGGGCAGATCTCAGGGCAGGTTCCAAATCAAAGTGGCACTTCTCTGCCTGGGCTACCCCAGCAGAGCGGAAATCCTTTCTCTATGCAGATGCAAAATCCGGTTGTCCATAATAATATGCCAAATATTGAGCCTGAGTACTCGAAAGCTCGGCATTTTATATCAAATAAGAT CTACGAGTATCTCATACAGCGGCAGCAAGCCCATGAGAAACCTCCAAAGAAGGTTATGGATATAGTTAAACGCTTGGAGGAGGGCTTGTTTAAAAGTGCCTCAACAAAG GAGGAGTATTTGAATCTATCAACTTTGGAGAACCGCTTACATGGCCTGATTAAAGGCCTTCGGATGAACAATCAAAACCAACGATTCTCTCGAGTTAGCTCTTCTGGCTCCGTTGGTACAATGATACCAACTCCAGGCATGGCGCAAAGTGCGAATTCGGCCCTAATTGGAACATCGTCTGTTGACAGTTCCATGGCTGCTGGGAGTACCATTGCATCCTCTACTGTCAACACTGGAAGCTTCTTGCCAATGGCTAATGTGTCTTCCAGTG TGACAAATGGATATCAACCAACTTCCAATTTCATGGTCAGTTCGGGTGGGAATAATTTGGTACCATCAATGAGTGGGCAAAGAATGACAAGCCAAATGATCCCCACTCCTGGGTTTAATTCCAGTGGTGGTGCTAATTTGAATAATAACTCTAGTGCACAGTCTTCCATGAGTTTGGACTCACCCAGTAATATAGCTGCATTTTCTAGTGTTGATTCCACAATTGTTTCACAGCCTCTGCAACAAAAGCAGCATGTTGCTGCTCAAAACAGCCGTATACTGCATACGGTTGGCAGCCATGTGGGTGGTGGAATCAGGTCAGGATTTCAGAATAGATCCTATGGACAGTCAACAGGGCCTATGAATGGCGGGGGCCTTGGAATGATTGGAAACAATTTGCATTTGGTGAATGGTTCAGCATCTGATGGCTATATACCAGCAACCACGTACGGGAACTCTCCAAAGTCGTTGCCGCAGCATTTTGATCAGCAACATCAACCATTAATGCAAG tgACAGGTGATAGATATGGTATCAGCCATGCCGATACTTCGGGGTCTGGAAACTTGTGTCTTCCTGTTTCTTCTGTGGGAATGGTCATGAATAATCAAAAACCTGGTGCTGTAGCCTTACAGTCCATGTCCAAAATAAACTCTCCTTTGATTACCAATCAGTCAAACTTGATTGCCTCTGGGCAGATGCCAAATATAAAGGTTCAACCAGTTGATCAGTCCGCGAAGATGAACTTTCAGTCCCAGCATGCAGTGGGAGATAACCATTTGTCTTCCTATCAGCATCAACACCGTCAACAGCCACCTCAGCAGTTCCAGGAGCAACACCAACTTGTTCAATCTCAACCCCAACAGAAGCTGCAAAATCAGCAGCACCAAATTTTGTCAAGGAGCAATGCTTTTGCTCAATCTCATTTACCTTCTGATCTTGGTATTCAGGTAAAGTCTGAGCCTGGAAATCATGATGAACCTCAACAGTCTCGGGTCAATGCTGGGCAATTTCAGTTTTCCGACATAAATCAGATTCAGCCAAATTCTGTTGAAGACCATTCTAAAG ATGCAGTATTTCAGGGTCAATGGTATTCCAAGTCGCAAGATGGGAGTCAAATTCCAGGTAGCTTCTCAGATAAGCAAAATGTGCAAGAGGAGTTGTGTCAGAGAACTTCCAGGAAGGAAGAAGCTTATCCAAATAATTTGTCCACAGAGAGATCACCGGCCAGTCAAGCTTTTGGTAACAGAGAAGTTGCTACAAATAACTCAAGCAACTCCATCTGCAGATTTAATAACCTTCCTCGTGAACAACAATATTACAATCAGCAGAAGTGGCTATTATTTTTGACTCATGCACGTGGATGTTCTGCTCCTGAAGGGAAATGTGCAGAGCAGAATTGCATAAAAGCTCAAAAACTTGTGAAGCATATGGAACGATGCAGCACTTTTGAGTGTCAATATCCTCGTTGCCCTGCAACAAGGGTCTTAATTAATCACTATAGACGGTGCAGAGATCTAAAGTGTCCTGTTTGCATTCCTGTCAGGAATTTTGTACGGGCACAGCAGAAAGTTGCTCGTCCTGGCTGTAATTCGGATATGCCAAATTCCGCTAATGGTACTTGTAGATCCTATGGTCCTGGTGAAATTGCTTCCAGGTTGACTGCCAAGCAGAGTTCAGTGCCAGTTCAAACAAATGATTTGCAGCCTTCTCTTAAGCGCACGAAGATTGAGCAACCTTCTCAATCTCTTATCTTGGAAACTGAAAATTGTTTTATGTCAGTTTCCGCCGGCCAGTCTCATGTTACCCAAAATGCCCAGCTTGTTGAACAGCACGGCAATGCTGTGAAATCTGAAGTTACTGATGTAATGATGGAAATTCCTGCTATGGCTGTGCAAGTCAGTCCCGGGAGTATTGACATACGAAATGACAATTTGGATGGTACCTGCATTCAAAAGCCTGATGGTGATCCTGTTGTATCAAGTAATGCAGCTTCACTTGTGAAACAGGAAAATGTTAAGACTGAGAAGGACATTGTTCAGCCTAAACAGGAAAATACGTCAGCACCCCCTGAAAGCACCAGTGGATCCAAGTCTGGGAAGCCTACAATAAAGGGTGTATCAATGACTGAATTATTCACCCCAGAGCAAGTCCGAGAACACATTATTGGTCTGAGGCGATGGGTTGGCCAG AGCAAAGCAAAAGCAGAAAAAAATCAAGCAATGGAACATTCCATGAGTGAAAATTCATGTCAATTATGTGCAGTTGAGAAGCTAAATTTTGAACCTCCGCCTATATATTGTACTCCTTGTGGTGCTCGTATCAAACGAAATGCAATGTATTATACCATTGGAACTGGTGATACTAGACACTACTTCTGCATTCCATGCTATAATGAGGCTCGTGGAGACACCATTGTTGTTGATGGGACCACTATTCCAAAGGCGAGGatggagaaaaagaaaaatgatgagGAAACTGAAGAATGG TGGGTTCAATGTGATAAGTGTGAAGCTTGGCAACATCAGATTTGTGCATTGTTCAATGGTAGGAGGAATGATGGTGGGCAGGCTGAGTATACCTGTCCCAATTGCTATATTATAGAGGTTGAAAGAGGTGAACGTAAGCCCTTACCACAAAGTGCTGTTCTGGGAGCGAAAGATCTGCCTCGGACAGTTCTCAGCGATCATATTGAGGAACGATTAGATCGCgttttgaagaaagaaagagagagaagagcAACACGTGAAGGAAAAAATTCTGATGAG GTTCCTGGTGCTGAAGGGCTTGTTGTAAGAGTTGTGTCATCGGTAGACAAAAAGTTAGAAGTGAAATCAAGGTTTCTCGAGGTCTTTCAAGAAGAGAACTATCCCTTGGAGTTCCCATATAAATCAAAG GTGTTATTGTTATTTCAGAAAATTGAGGGTGTAGAAGTATGCCTCTTTGGCATGTATGTTCAGGAATTTGGATCTGAATGCGCACAACCAAATCATCGCCGTGTTTATCTCTCGTATCTAGATTCTGTCAAATATTTCAGGCCAGAGATCAAAGCATGGTCTGGCGAGGCTCTTCGTACATATGTGTACCATGAAATATTG ATTGGATATTTAGAATATTGCAAAAAGCGTGGTTTCACAAGTTGCTATATATGGGCTTGTCCTCCACTGAAGGGTGAagattatatattatattgccacCCGGAAATCCAGAAAACCCCAAAATCTGACAAGCTCAGAGAGTG GTATTTATCAATGTTAAGAAAAGCTGTGAAGGAAAATATTGTTGCAGATCTCACAAATTTATATGACCATTTCTTCATCTCCACGGGCGAATGTAAAGCTAAAGTGACTGCAGCTCGCCTGCCATATTTTGATGGGGACTATTGGCCTGGTGCAGCAGAGGATATgatttttcaacttcaacaagAAGAAGATGGGAGGAAACATCATAAGAAGGGAGCTATGAAGAAGACCATATCAAAAAGAGCTCTTAAAGCATCTGGTCAATCTGATCTTTCTGGAAATGCAACTAAGGATATACTTCTAATGCACAAA CTTGGTGAAACTATTTCTCCAATGAAGGAAGATTTTATTATGGTCCATTTGCAGCACGCGTGTACTCATTGCTGTATTTTAATGGTATCCGGAAATCGTTGGGTATGCAAACAATGCAAGAACTTTCAGCTTTGCGACAA GTGCTATGAAGTTGAGCAAACACTTGAAGCCAGAGAAAGACATCCTATTTATCACAAGGATATTCATATGCTTTATCCA ACTGAAATTGATGATGTACCTGCTGATACCGAGGATAAAGATGGCATTCTTGAGAGTGAGTTTTTTGATACAAGGCAGGCATTTTTGAGCCTTTGTCAAGGAAACCATTACCAATATGATACCCTGCGGCGTGCTAAACATTCCTCAATGATGGTTCTTTACCACCTTCATAATCCCACTGCACCAGCATTTGTGACAACTTGCAATATCTGTCATCTTGACATAGAAACGGGTCAAGGTTGGCGGTGTGAAACTTGCCCTGATTATGATGTTTGTAATGCTTGTTATCAGAAGGATGGTGGAGTTGATCATCCTCACAAGTTAACTCCTCACTTATCCATTGCTGAGCGTGATGCTCAGAATACAGAAGCTAGGGAACAACGAGTTCTGCAG CTTAAGAAGATGCTTGAGCTTTTGGTGCACGCATCTCAGTGCCGCTCTTCTCATTGTCAATATCCAAACTGTCGGAAAGTTAAAGGGCTTTTCCGCCATGGTATACAGTGTAAAGTACGTGCTTCAGGAGGTTGTGTTCTCTGTAAGAAAATGTGGTATCTACTACAACTTCATGCTCGTGCATGCAAAGTATCTGATTGTCATGTGCCACGATGCAG AGATTTGAAAGAACATCTTCGGAGGCTACAACAGCAGTCTGATTCTCGGCGGCGGGCTGCTGTTATGGAGATGATGAGACAACGTGCTGCAGAGGTTGCCAACAGTGCTGGGTGA